AACTCGTCTTCAAActgttcctcctcatttACACCCATCTTTCACTCCTGCCTCGGGCTCTATAGCCCCGTCTGCTCCTCCTATCGCTATAAACAGTCCTAGCGCGGCTGCGGCTGcggctgcagctgcagatTGCTGCCAAACAACGTACTCGGGATCGGGAGGGGGATTGGGATCGGGAGCGGGAGCGGGATCGGGCACGAGTATAAAACCCAACCATCCTCTCGTCTGCACccactcttcatccatctctatCCCTCTTACGAAACCCGGTGGCGGGATGGACGTTTCCGCCCTCCGTCCTTCTCCGTCCCCTCCAGCAAACGCAAACCCCAATGTGAACGCGCTCCGTCCCCCGAGCGGATGTTTGAACCCGTCTAAATGGGCGGGTATATGGGGCGAACCCATCCCGTCCATCCCATCTGGTATCCcaggaggcggaggagtGTTGGTTCTCCGAGAAGGACAGGGAGTCGCTCTCGGTGGTTTACAATTAGGCGGTGCTGGAGCCAGAGCCGGAGCCGGAGTGGTCGGTGGATCTTCTAATATCGGGGTAGGGGGCTTGTTGAGCTCGATGAAAAGTTCAACATCGGGCGCCGTTTCTGGAGGAATAGGAAGCACAAGCTCAGGAGGGttttggaaggaggtggcTGCTGTGAGAGCGGAGAGCGGGATACGAGGGTTATGGAAGGGTGTTGGAACTGCCATGTAGGTGggctttttctttgtttcaCGAAAAATGGCTAAAACACACGTTGGGTTTAGAACAATGGGTATACCGTCCTCGGCGATATATATGCTCGGCTACGAACATCTATCTACTGTCATCTCACCGTATTTCCTCGATCCTTCCGAGCCCATCtacaccaccaccaccgcgCCAACGTCTACGTCTTCTTTAACAGAATCTGAATCGTTTGGCGACTCCATAGAATTCGAATCTCTCTCTACACTACCATCCTCATCAGCAACGACAACAGCGACAAGAACATTGACGGCAAGTCTGACACCCGCGCCGCTCATAGCGGGTAGTCTTGCCCGAACGTTATCTGCTACCGTCATCAGTCCCATTGAAATGTTCCGCACCCGTCTCCAAGCACTTCCTATCCGTACGTTCCAAATATCTCAACTCGTTTTCATAACTGCAGAAAGACTAATTTTTAATActgtaaaaaaaaaaacagcCGGAAGACCTTCCCCTACTTACACATCCGTCACCAAAGACATGTACCGCCTCGTCCAATCCAAAGgccctctcatcctctaccGCGGCCTCGGCCCTACTCTCTGGCGGGACGTCCCTTTTTCCGGTATATACTGGGCCTCATTCGAACTCTTGAAAACATCCCTCACCTCTCCCGATTCAcctctccccttctccccgTTATCCACCACCCTCGGTCTCGGACCGATCCCGATCTCGTTCATGTCGGGCTTTGTTTCCGGCACGTTTGCGGCGCTCTTGACGCAGCCGTTTGACGTGCTCAAAACGAGGCGACAAGTGTTCAACCCCACCCCGGGCTGTGTGTCGGACAGACAAGGCGGGGGCATcgggatggggatgaggatggggGCGGGCACGGTCAGTTTGGTGAGGCATGTGGTCAAGACGGAGGGTTGGGCAGCGTTGTATGCCGGAACGAGCGCGAGGTGTGGGAAAGTGGCGCCGGCGTGTGGGCTGATGATTGCATGTTATGAAGGGGTGGGCAGGTTGTTGGGTGGAGAGTAGGGTGTGCTAGCGAGCGAGCGAACGAGCGAGCGCGCATGAGATCAGCCATGCGAGGTTAAGAGGAGAGAACAGATGGAGATAGATGGGAATGTCCTCATTCATAGTTTAGAAGTTTACATAGAAACTTACATTGACAACcgctccttctttttttgtggCCATCCATTTTCACCATTCGCGCATCCCATCAGTTACAAGTAAAATGCACTATAATTTACAggtattttttttcccttaAACGGAAAAAAAACAGAATAGGCGACGGAATTAGACATGATAGATTCGATATACGAATAGTTGCTTGAGCCCAAATCTCATGCAAAGACGATATGAATAACATGGACGACGGGAACAGCAGAAGACAAGCCCCAAGAGGGAGATTCTTTACATCTCGCATAACTTGCCCCTAAGTTTCCATCAGCAGTTCATGAGATGGAACAATGGCTAGCACAAAGTAGCCATCATCATGACAACATACATCCCCCTCTACCAACTTGCTTACTATCTTATAACCTATCCCACAACTCCTGATCTTGCTCGCTCAGCTGTTCTCTCCCTGCATTATCCCGCACCCCCGTTCcactcctctcttcctctccattcaCAGGCTCATACCCCCCTCTCCCACCACTTACCAACGACCTCCCCCTCCCATCTCCATAAAACCGTCTCTCCgtatcttcctcatcatccaaatcaAAATCCAGCGCTCTCGACGCATCCCGCGCTTGCGAGAGGTCGATAGGTTTAGGTGGGTTCAACCATGAGTGCCCTGATCGGCGGAGGATAGACCCGAGACGGAGGAACTGGACAGTGTTACGCGCAACGATAAGGATAGTGTCCAAGAGTTCTTCGTTCCTCGTACCGGAGCCACAAGggttgaggaagacgaggatgagggtgagggtGCAGAAGAAAACGAGAGTAAGGTCGATAATGTTGAGAGGCGTCATAGGGTATTTCTAACAAAAAGCCAGTCAGGGGGATTTTGTTTTCGAGAGGGTGTAGAAAGGGGTTGGGTTCCCCGAATTGCtaaaaggggaagaagacgtacTCTTCCATTGGCAATCCATCGTGTGGTAACTTCAAGTACCATGAGAGCGTTTAAAACAAATTCAATAATGTGCCATGCTATCGGAGGACATTGCCCTTTACCTGcaaatccatcatcagGTTAAACGCAATTCAATCTGGTAGTTCATATAAATGATAAACTTACGAGTTGCAACTAAACTTAACACCAACGTCGCCAAACTCAAACCCATCATGGCGCCATAGAAAAGGATATAATAACGGCTAAAGATGATCCTGTTTGCTACACCTTGAAGCTGCTCAGAGGCTGGGAGATGATAGGGAGATCGAGAAGGAACAGGTCTAGAAGTATCTTGAAAGGATGATTGTTCGAATTCAAAGTCTTCGGCGGTGAGGGGTTGGGCCTCGGGAT
This genomic window from Cryptococcus deuterogattii R265 chromosome 9, complete sequence contains:
- a CDS encoding metallochaperone; the protein is MPHPDLSIPLLPDAEHDLPLPHHPHQPQYTWPEAGPSSRPRGTSPTSSTGFLGNVDAEYAYTSQYPQTEIGDGRGRGRVRERQGSEQEQRRRADERVMDMDRETETDRSKAGIFGAKAIAAMTGAMATSLLMTPFDVLKTRLQTVPPHLHPSFTPASGSIAPSAPPIAINSPSAAAAAAAAADCCQTTYSGSGGGLGSGAGAGSGTSIKPNHPLVCTHSSSISIPLTKPGGGMDVSALRPSPSPPANANPNVNALRPPSGCLNPSKWAGIWGEPIPSIPSGIPGGGGVLVLREGQGVALGGLQLGGAGARAGAGVVGGSSNIGVGGLLSSMKSSTSGAVSGGIGSTSSGGFWKEVAAVRAESGIRGLWKGVGTAITMGIPSSAIYMLGYEHLSTVISPYFLDPSEPIYTTTTAPTSTSSLTESESFGDSIEFESLSTLPSSSATTTATRTLTASLTPAPLIAGSLARTLSATVISPIEMFRTRLQALPIPGRPSPTYTSVTKDMYRLVQSKGPLILYRGLGPTLWRDVPFSGIYWASFELLKTSLTSPDSPLPFSPLSTTLGLGPIPISFMSGFVSGTFAALLTQPFDVLKTRRQVFNPTPGCVSDRQGGGIGMGMRMGAGTVSLVRHVVKTEGWAALYAGTSARCGKVAPACGLMIACYEGVGRLLGGE